A genomic stretch from Oleomonas cavernae includes:
- a CDS encoding type II toxin-antitoxin system VapC family toxin, which produces MFLLDTNVLSELRRRDRTDVNVAAWADSVPAAQMFLSSITILEIEAGALLIARRDQAQGTVLRSWINHKVLPAFDGRILAVDTQVALRCAPLHVPDPRPQRDALIAATALVHRLTIVTRNVKDFMPMGVALLNPW; this is translated from the coding sequence ATGTTCCTGCTGGACACCAATGTCCTGTCGGAACTTCGGCGTCGTGACCGCACTGACGTCAATGTCGCCGCCTGGGCCGACAGCGTGCCGGCCGCACAGATGTTCCTGTCGTCGATTACCATCCTTGAGATCGAAGCCGGCGCCTTGCTGATCGCGAGGCGCGATCAAGCCCAGGGCACCGTGCTGCGAAGCTGGATCAACCACAAGGTTCTACCTGCCTTCGACGGGCGTATCCTGGCAGTCGACACGCAAGTCGCACTGCGCTGCGCGCCGCTGCACGTTCCTGATCCACGCCCCCAACGCGACGCGCTGATCGCCGCCACCGCGCTCGTTCATCGCCTGACCATCGTGACCAGGAACGTAAAGGATTTCATGCCGATGGGCGTCGCCCTGTTGAACCCTTGGTGA
- a CDS encoding type II toxin-antitoxin system Phd/YefM family antitoxin, translated as MPTTTISSRDFNQDIGRAKRAADDGPVIITDRGQPAYVLLRHDAYSKLTGGGPSIRELLDQPGIEDIDFDPPKWGTGIFKPADLG; from the coding sequence ATGCCGACGACAACCATTTCCAGCCGTGACTTCAACCAGGATATCGGCCGCGCCAAGCGCGCAGCGGACGACGGGCCGGTCATTATTACCGATCGGGGTCAGCCGGCCTACGTGTTGCTGCGTCACGACGCCTATTCGAAGCTGACCGGCGGTGGGCCGAGCATCCGCGAACTGCTCGATCAACCGGGCATTGAGGACATCGATTTCGATCCGCCGAAGTGGGGCACCGGTATCTTCAAGCCGGCAGACCTGGGCTGA